A genomic stretch from Aminobacter aminovorans includes:
- a CDS encoding ABC transporter substrate-binding protein gives MKKSILAAALLLSTALTAAAQDASVKLGVLNDQSSSFSALGGTEVTEAVKLAISDFGGQVLGKPIELVSADHQNKPEIALSIAREWLERDNVDALFDVANSAIALSVNNLLGEQKKLGFFVSPMTDKMTEADCNGYGMAWAYDAYSQVRSSVSAQLKAGGETWFILSPDYEAGKVLEAGVKTAVEEEGGKILGSVRAPLGTTDFSSYILQAQASGAKVLALTVNGPELVNALKQVQEFGLIDQGMRVALTVLHQSDARAIGLEALKGIQFAAAWYWNTDDASKHFKEEMQKKTGNAPGWVAAGAYSAATNYLNAVKAAGTDEPTAVLAKLREGKINDLFAKNATLLPNGRLVHDMQLLEVRAPGEASDAQDVFKVVTTVPADVAFRSIDKSACKLANG, from the coding sequence ATGAAGAAATCCATTCTCGCGGCAGCTTTGCTGCTGTCGACCGCGCTGACTGCCGCAGCACAGGATGCAAGCGTCAAGCTCGGCGTGCTCAACGACCAGAGCTCGTCCTTCTCCGCGCTCGGCGGCACGGAGGTGACCGAGGCGGTCAAGCTTGCAATCTCCGACTTTGGCGGTCAAGTGCTGGGCAAGCCGATCGAACTGGTCTCGGCCGATCATCAGAACAAGCCCGAGATCGCACTGTCCATTGCCCGCGAATGGCTGGAGCGCGACAATGTCGACGCGCTGTTCGATGTCGCCAATTCGGCAATCGCGCTTTCGGTCAACAACCTTTTGGGCGAACAGAAGAAGCTCGGCTTCTTCGTCTCGCCGATGACCGACAAGATGACCGAAGCCGACTGCAACGGCTACGGCATGGCCTGGGCATATGACGCCTATTCACAGGTACGTTCGTCGGTCAGCGCCCAGCTCAAGGCCGGTGGCGAGACCTGGTTCATCCTGTCGCCGGACTATGAAGCCGGCAAGGTGCTGGAAGCCGGCGTGAAGACTGCCGTCGAGGAAGAAGGCGGCAAGATACTGGGTTCGGTGCGGGCGCCGCTCGGCACCACCGACTTCTCGTCCTACATACTGCAGGCCCAGGCCTCGGGCGCCAAGGTTCTGGCGTTGACCGTCAATGGTCCTGAACTGGTCAATGCGCTCAAGCAGGTCCAGGAATTCGGCCTGATCGACCAGGGTATGCGCGTGGCGCTGACCGTGCTGCACCAGTCGGATGCGCGCGCCATCGGCCTTGAAGCGCTGAAGGGCATCCAGTTTGCGGCCGCCTGGTATTGGAACACCGACGACGCCTCCAAGCATTTCAAGGAAGAGATGCAGAAGAAGACCGGCAATGCTCCGGGCTGGGTTGCGGCCGGCGCCTATTCCGCAGCTACCAACTACCTGAACGCCGTCAAGGCCGCCGGTACCGACGAGCCGACCGCAGTGCTCGCCAAGCTGCGCGAAGGCAAGATCAACGACCTGTTCGCAAAGAATGCGACGCTACTGCCCAACGGCCGCCTCGTGCATGACATGCAGTTGCTCGAGGTGCGTGCGCCCGGCGAGGCGTCAGATGCACAGGACGTGTTCAAGGTCGTGACCACCGTTCCGGCCGACGTCGCCTTCCGCTCGATCGACAAGAGCGCCTGCAAGCTGGCCAATGGCTGA
- a CDS encoding DUF1330 domain-containing protein, protein MPGYLIFEIEITDEAAWQHYREVAGPIMAAGGGRFVLSSDRIESLEGGWQPASIAVVEFPSADAARQFYHSEDYQKVVALRQLASRGKGILVNA, encoded by the coding sequence TTGCCCGGCTATCTGATCTTCGAGATCGAAATCACCGACGAGGCCGCCTGGCAGCACTATCGCGAAGTCGCCGGGCCGATCATGGCGGCCGGCGGCGGGCGTTTCGTCTTGTCGAGCGATCGCATCGAAAGCCTCGAGGGCGGCTGGCAGCCGGCATCGATCGCGGTGGTCGAGTTCCCGAGCGCTGACGCCGCGCGCCAATTCTACCATTCGGAAGACTACCAGAAGGTGGTGGCGCTCAGGCAGCTGGCATCACGCGGCAAGGGCATTC